From a region of the Agrobacterium larrymoorei genome:
- a CDS encoding MalY/PatB family protein codes for MTDFDLVHDRIGTGSSKWSKYPADVLPMWVADMDFPAAPEIIETITRRLQHPILGYGVAKDELRHAIIEDLKTKYDWTVAPEEIVFLPGVEPGFNMAMKAFLQPGDGITVQTPVYRPILNAPAHWGLTRHDAALTPAESGWEMDADAFSRKIANSKAFLLCNPQNPTGKVFTREELLSMADICREQDVLVISDEIHCELLFDGRRHVPFASLSDDAANRTITLMAASKTYNIAGLKTAFAIIKNKEMREKFSASRLGMVDSVNILGLEATLAAYTRAAGWKAEMLRYVEANRNFLSDEIRHRFPSIRMIKAEGTFLAWLDCSALDLKPNPQAFFLENGKVGFSAGSEFGADYDSFIRVNFGCPRNLLVEGLDRMEKALRLAHALP; via the coding sequence ATGACCGATTTCGATCTCGTGCATGACCGCATCGGCACCGGCAGTTCCAAATGGAGCAAATACCCAGCCGATGTCTTGCCCATGTGGGTGGCGGATATGGATTTTCCCGCAGCACCGGAAATCATCGAAACCATTACCCGCAGGCTTCAGCATCCTATTCTCGGATATGGCGTGGCGAAGGATGAATTGCGCCACGCGATCATCGAGGATTTGAAGACGAAATATGATTGGACTGTCGCACCGGAGGAAATCGTTTTCCTGCCCGGCGTAGAGCCGGGCTTCAACATGGCGATGAAGGCCTTTCTCCAGCCGGGTGACGGAATTACCGTGCAGACGCCGGTCTATCGCCCAATACTCAACGCTCCTGCGCATTGGGGTCTGACACGGCATGATGCAGCCCTCACGCCAGCCGAGAGCGGGTGGGAAATGGATGCTGATGCCTTCAGTCGCAAAATAGCAAACTCGAAAGCCTTTCTGCTCTGCAACCCGCAAAACCCAACTGGCAAGGTGTTTACGCGGGAAGAATTGCTTTCCATGGCAGACATCTGCCGTGAACAGGACGTATTGGTCATTTCAGACGAAATCCATTGCGAACTCCTGTTCGATGGCCGTCGTCACGTTCCCTTCGCATCTCTATCAGACGATGCCGCCAACCGAACCATCACGCTGATGGCCGCAAGCAAGACCTACAATATTGCCGGACTGAAAACTGCCTTTGCCATCATCAAAAACAAAGAGATGCGAGAGAAGTTCTCCGCCTCCCGCCTTGGCATGGTCGACAGCGTCAATATTCTCGGCCTTGAAGCGACACTTGCGGCCTACACACGCGCTGCCGGGTGGAAAGCCGAGATGCTACGATATGTCGAGGCCAACCGGAACTTTCTTTCAGATGAGATCCGCCACCGCTTTCCCTCGATCCGTATGATCAAGGCAGAAGGCACATTCCTGGCCTGGCTGGACTGCAGCGCCCTTGACCTGAAACCGAACCCACAAGCGTTTTTCCTCGAAAACGGAAAAGTCGGTTTCAGCGCCGGTTCCGAATTCGGTGCTGATTACGACAGTTTCATCCGCGTGAATTTCGGTTGCCCACGCAACCTTCTGGTGGAGGGATTGGACCGGATGGAGAAGGCGTTGAGACTGGCTCACGCCCTGCCCTGA
- a CDS encoding GCG_CRPN prefix-to-repeats domain-containing protein, with product MRKLVLSAALIIAGLFASGANAMPIGNQSAPGNSLVQKADYACGRGYHLSPRGYCRPNGPPRGYYGGGWDRHDRWEDRREWRDRQARREWRDRQDWRDRRGWYYQQDYRW from the coding sequence ATGCGCAAACTCGTGTTAAGCGCAGCTCTCATTATCGCAGGACTATTTGCAAGCGGCGCCAATGCCATGCCAATCGGCAATCAGTCCGCACCCGGCAACTCGCTGGTTCAAAAAGCCGACTATGCCTGCGGGCGCGGCTACCACCTTTCGCCACGTGGCTATTGCCGACCTAACGGACCGCCACGAGGCTATTATGGCGGCGGATGGGACAGGCATGACCGTTGGGAAGATCGTCGTGAGTGGCGGGACCGTCAGGCCCGCCGCGAATGGCGAGACCGCCAAGACTGGCGCGACCGTCGCGGGTGGTATTACCAGCAGGATTATCGTTGGTGA
- a CDS encoding glutathione S-transferase family protein: MGRDVDQQPIAFMGPPVLIDRDRQFAISQMPAIAFYLAERFDLLPQTPEARAMSLKLVNDANDVIDELTLDGGREMWTPEKWQDFTPRLQKWMTIFEDTGRRHGLTSESGFMLGTENATVADIVTAVLWNTMAERFLPISDLLKKTSPFIWGLSQRMMRDERLDKLRLQAFADYGQSYCGGEIEKSLRSVTS; the protein is encoded by the coding sequence ATGGGCCGCGATGTCGATCAGCAGCCGATTGCCTTCATGGGTCCACCGGTTCTCATCGATCGGGATCGTCAATTCGCAATCTCCCAGATGCCTGCAATTGCTTTTTATCTCGCCGAACGTTTCGATCTTCTGCCACAAACCCCTGAAGCGCGTGCCATGTCCCTCAAACTCGTCAACGACGCGAATGATGTCATCGATGAACTGACACTGGATGGCGGGCGCGAAATGTGGACGCCGGAAAAGTGGCAAGACTTCACCCCGCGGCTCCAAAAATGGATGACCATCTTCGAAGATACGGGCAGGCGACATGGCCTGACATCTGAGAGCGGCTTCATGCTGGGTACAGAAAACGCAACCGTGGCCGACATCGTAACGGCAGTGCTCTGGAACACCATGGCCGAGCGCTTTTTACCGATCTCTGACCTTTTGAAGAAAACGAGCCCGTTCATATGGGGATTATCCCAGCGGATGATGCGAGACGAACGGCTCGATAAACTGCGTCTCCAAGCTTTTGCGGATTATGGACAATCTTATTGCGGTGGAGAGATCGAAAAATCGCTTCGTTCGGTCACGAGCTGA
- a CDS encoding ABC transporter ATP-binding protein, translating to MTNQIQLTGVNKHYGAYHALKNIDLSIPKGAFVALVGPSGCGKSTLLRSLAGLETISSGDLMIAGERMNNVPPRKRDLAMVFQSYALYPHMTVEQNLTYSLKIKGVKKAEAKKAAQEVAAITGLGDLLHRYPRELSGGQRQRVAMSRAIIRHPKAFLFDEPLSNLDAALRVHMRKEIRALHDRLGATSVYVTHDQVEAMTMADHVVIMRSGVIEQQGRPLDLYDRPANRFVAGFIGSPAMNFIPARTGSNGKSVILELPTLQTLELDVNLPPDHAVLMGIRPEHLKLAEPQEPGFDLPIASVESTGSATFVTTKTTPEIVFVLNGRSPLEAGGTARLNFAIENVHIFDAKTEQRLDS from the coding sequence ATGACCAACCAGATCCAACTGACCGGCGTCAACAAGCATTATGGCGCATATCACGCTCTCAAGAATATCGACCTTTCAATTCCAAAAGGTGCTTTCGTCGCCTTGGTCGGGCCATCGGGATGCGGAAAATCAACTTTGTTGCGTTCGCTCGCAGGGCTTGAGACCATATCGAGCGGCGACCTGATGATTGCCGGCGAGCGGATGAACAACGTGCCACCGCGAAAGCGCGACCTTGCCATGGTCTTCCAGTCCTACGCGCTTTATCCGCATATGACAGTTGAACAGAACCTGACCTATAGCCTGAAGATCAAGGGTGTGAAGAAGGCCGAGGCGAAGAAGGCCGCGCAGGAAGTGGCCGCGATCACAGGTCTTGGAGACCTGCTTCACAGATATCCCAGAGAACTATCCGGCGGTCAGCGTCAGCGCGTTGCGATGAGCAGAGCCATCATCCGCCATCCCAAAGCATTCCTGTTCGATGAGCCGCTTTCCAATCTCGATGCGGCGTTGCGCGTGCACATGCGCAAGGAAATCAGAGCCCTTCATGACCGGCTCGGCGCCACTTCAGTTTACGTCACTCATGATCAGGTCGAGGCCATGACCATGGCCGACCATGTCGTAATCATGCGCAGCGGCGTGATCGAACAGCAGGGCAGGCCGCTCGATCTCTATGACAGACCGGCCAACCGTTTCGTTGCGGGCTTCATCGGCTCCCCCGCCATGAATTTCATCCCGGCAAGAACTGGCAGCAATGGCAAGTCCGTCATCCTAGAGCTGCCAACACTCCAGACCCTTGAACTGGATGTGAATTTACCGCCGGATCATGCCGTGCTTATGGGAATTCGACCGGAGCATCTCAAGCTTGCGGAACCGCAAGAGCCCGGTTTTGATCTCCCGATTGCCTCGGTGGAGTCCACGGGGTCTGCAACCTTTGTGACGACGAAGACGACACCCGAAATCGTTTTCGTCCTCAACGGTCGATCTCCGCTGGAGGCGGGTGGCACTGCCCGCCTTAATTTCGCGATTGAAAATGTTCATATTTTCGATGCGAAAACCGAGCAACGGCTAGATTCATAA
- a CDS encoding carbohydrate ABC transporter permease: MSETARNRLMLLMAIIMAAIYLFPLYWMYVTSIKSGSEMFANPPSFWPSAARWETFAYVWESRNMGRYLWNSVVIAFGSVALIALLGTGCAYVLARYRNVWVDLGLFLILMLQVLPASLMVTPIFVGFTQIGLLDYPRLAVILAIAAKSMPFFVVLVRATFMAVPMELEEAALVDGNSRVGAFFNIVLPLARNGILVSAILIFMQAFGEFVYSKSMIQDVSLQPASVGLNTFMGPNTSEWNNIMAYATMYVTPILAIFVLLQRRIVSGLTSGALK; encoded by the coding sequence ATGAGCGAGACAGCCCGCAATCGCCTGATGCTGCTCATGGCCATCATCATGGCCGCCATCTATCTGTTTCCGCTCTACTGGATGTATGTCACGTCCATCAAAAGCGGCTCGGAAATGTTCGCCAATCCGCCGAGCTTCTGGCCGTCCGCAGCGCGTTGGGAAACCTTCGCCTACGTCTGGGAAAGCCGGAACATGGGACGCTATCTGTGGAACTCGGTCGTCATCGCCTTCGGCTCGGTCGCGCTGATTGCCCTTCTTGGCACAGGCTGTGCCTATGTTCTCGCGCGCTACCGCAATGTCTGGGTCGATCTCGGCCTGTTCCTCATTCTCATGCTGCAGGTGCTTCCGGCCTCCTTGATGGTAACGCCCATCTTCGTCGGGTTCACACAAATCGGCTTGCTGGATTATCCACGGCTGGCCGTCATTCTGGCGATTGCCGCCAAAAGCATGCCGTTCTTCGTGGTTCTGGTGCGGGCGACCTTCATGGCGGTTCCCATGGAATTGGAGGAGGCGGCCTTGGTGGACGGCAATTCGCGCGTGGGCGCTTTCTTCAATATCGTCCTGCCGCTTGCGCGCAACGGCATCCTCGTCAGCGCAATCCTCATCTTCATGCAGGCATTCGGTGAATTCGTATATTCGAAATCCATGATCCAGGATGTCAGCCTTCAGCCCGCAAGCGTGGGTCTCAACACCTTCATGGGGCCGAACACGAGCGAGTGGAACAACATCATGGCCTACGCGACCATGTATGTGACGCCCATCCTCGCGATCTTCGTCCTTCTGCAACGGCGCATCGTCTCCGGCCTCACATCGGGAGCCCTCAAATGA
- a CDS encoding carbohydrate ABC transporter permease has product MRRIFSSVRDGRGFDMVLVGVPFAFLFALAGLPLIYNILMSFQEVDMFSLGSFIRPFVGMDNYVALFKQPETWPILTNTLIFVVGSIAGQFIIGFGLALFFWTNFPGASWLRGLFLVSWVMPGLVVGAIWNWILSGDFGVLNFFLRESGLISGNIFWRSDPNFSLWAVVIANIWLGTSFNMILLSVGLSAIPGDLYEAADMDGANAWQRFWTITLPMMRSTIGAIIALGLIFTLQQFDLFAAITDGGPNNSSNVAQYWAWDLSFRQYDFGRGATISVIMTVFVMFAAAVYVRSTRHEVRG; this is encoded by the coding sequence ATGAGACGGATATTCTCCAGCGTCAGGGATGGCCGTGGATTTGACATGGTGCTGGTCGGTGTGCCCTTCGCGTTTCTGTTCGCGTTGGCCGGTCTACCGTTAATCTATAATATTCTGATGAGCTTTCAGGAGGTTGATATGTTCAGCCTTGGCAGCTTCATCCGCCCATTTGTCGGCATGGACAATTACGTGGCGCTGTTCAAACAGCCGGAAACATGGCCGATCCTGACCAATACGCTGATCTTCGTTGTCGGCTCCATTGCCGGACAGTTCATCATCGGCTTCGGTCTCGCACTGTTTTTCTGGACGAATTTTCCCGGTGCGAGCTGGCTGCGCGGTCTGTTTCTCGTTTCATGGGTCATGCCCGGCCTTGTCGTCGGTGCCATCTGGAATTGGATTTTGTCAGGCGATTTCGGCGTTTTGAACTTCTTCCTGCGCGAGAGCGGTTTGATCAGCGGCAACATCTTCTGGCGCTCCGACCCCAATTTCTCGCTCTGGGCGGTCGTCATTGCCAATATCTGGCTTGGCACCTCCTTCAACATGATCCTGCTGTCGGTCGGTCTTTCAGCAATTCCCGGCGACCTTTACGAAGCTGCGGACATGGATGGTGCCAATGCCTGGCAACGCTTCTGGACGATAACCCTGCCGATGATGCGCTCCACCATCGGCGCGATCATCGCACTTGGCCTGATCTTCACCTTGCAGCAATTCGATCTCTTCGCGGCCATCACCGATGGCGGGCCGAACAACTCTTCCAACGTCGCCCAATATTGGGCATGGGACCTGTCTTTCCGCCAGTATGATTTCGGCAGAGGCGCAACGATTTCGGTCATCATGACGGTCTTCGTCATGTTCGCTGCCGCAGTTTACGTGCGCTCCACACGTCATGAGGTGCGTGGATGA
- a CDS encoding ABC transporter substrate-binding protein: protein MGIRKHSIAMTLALTCAAMVGFQAKAEDVKLTLWSLDRDIQPAPNLIKEFNAQNNGVQIEYRQIQFDDVVSEAMRAYSTGKAPDIIAIDNPNHAMFASRGAFLDLTDMIGKSTTIKAENYFPGPLKSATWDGKYYGVPKATNTIALYYNKDLFKAAGLDPESPPKTWDELVETARKLTDPKKNVYGITFSAKANEEGTFQFLPWAQMGGASYNAINGEGAVRALTIWKQLLTEKLTSPDTLTRSQWDSTATFNAGNAAMAISGPWEIDRMLTDAKFQWGTALLPVPQEGAQRSSAMGDYNWAIFSSTKHPEEAFKALEFFASKDSTMYKDFGQLPARSDIPVPPTGNAEKDAALATFLEQMKYAQPRGPSPEWPKISKAIQDAIQAALTGQMEPKAALDQAAEKIKSIGG, encoded by the coding sequence ATGGGTATCCGAAAGCATTCGATTGCCATGACACTGGCGCTGACATGTGCCGCGATGGTTGGTTTTCAGGCAAAAGCTGAAGATGTGAAGCTCACGCTCTGGTCGCTGGATCGCGATATTCAGCCAGCGCCTAATCTCATCAAGGAATTCAACGCACAGAATAACGGCGTCCAGATCGAGTATCGCCAGATCCAGTTCGATGACGTGGTGAGCGAAGCGATGCGTGCCTATTCTACAGGCAAGGCACCGGATATCATCGCTATCGACAACCCCAACCACGCCATGTTCGCATCGCGCGGTGCGTTTCTCGATCTGACCGACATGATCGGTAAATCGACTACGATCAAAGCCGAGAACTATTTCCCGGGCCCGCTGAAATCCGCCACATGGGACGGCAAATATTACGGCGTGCCCAAGGCGACAAACACGATTGCGCTCTACTACAATAAGGACTTGTTCAAGGCTGCCGGGCTTGATCCCGAAAGCCCACCCAAGACCTGGGATGAACTGGTAGAAACCGCGCGCAAGCTCACCGACCCCAAGAAGAACGTCTACGGGATCACTTTCTCCGCCAAGGCGAATGAGGAAGGGACTTTCCAGTTCCTGCCCTGGGCGCAGATGGGTGGCGCGAGCTACAACGCCATCAATGGCGAAGGCGCGGTCAGAGCATTGACGATCTGGAAGCAGTTACTGACCGAGAAACTGACCTCGCCGGATACGCTGACCCGCAGCCAGTGGGATTCGACGGCAACCTTCAATGCCGGCAATGCGGCCATGGCCATCTCCGGTCCGTGGGAAATCGACCGTATGCTGACGGACGCTAAGTTCCAGTGGGGCACTGCACTTCTGCCCGTTCCGCAGGAAGGCGCGCAGCGCTCGTCGGCCATGGGCGACTACAACTGGGCAATCTTCTCCAGCACCAAGCACCCGGAAGAAGCCTTCAAGGCACTGGAGTTCTTCGCCTCGAAAGATTCCACGATGTACAAGGATTTCGGCCAGCTTCCGGCGCGCTCCGATATCCCCGTGCCTCCAACCGGCAATGCCGAAAAAGACGCGGCTCTCGCCACCTTCCTCGAGCAGATGAAATACGCCCAGCCGCGCGGCCCGTCGCCAGAATGGCCCAAGATTTCCAAGGCCATTCAGGATGCCATTCAGGCAGCGCTCACGGGCCAGATGGAGCCGAAAGCGGCTCTCGATCAGGCTGCGGAAAAAATCAAGTCGATTGGCGGTTGA
- a CDS encoding sugar phosphate isomerase/epimerase family protein: MSLDSKNSIRVGTMVSATKGQAAERIAQIADMGFESFEPFFWQTTNGQDIAELGKRCVEAIGDRDITISTIGMFGNPLEGTDLDLQTLQGWKDCIDNAHHFGATCVAGFTGRVRNKPLPESLPRYKEIWSELAKRAADKGIRIAFENCAMDGNWQTGDWNIAHNPDAWELIFNETPDDNIGLEWEPCHQMVYLIDPLPQIRKWAHKIFHVHGKDATIRWDVIREHGIFGKHPFVFMRTPGFGDSNWTDIISELRLAGWSGSIDIEGWHDPVYRDALEMTGQVHALNHLKQARGGSFVVDPS, translated from the coding sequence ATGAGCTTGGATAGCAAAAATTCCATTCGTGTCGGCACCATGGTCAGTGCGACGAAAGGGCAGGCGGCGGAACGGATCGCGCAGATCGCGGATATGGGTTTCGAGAGTTTCGAGCCCTTCTTCTGGCAGACGACCAATGGTCAGGATATTGCCGAGTTGGGCAAGCGCTGTGTGGAAGCCATCGGCGACAGGGATATCACGATTTCCACGATTGGAATGTTCGGTAATCCGCTGGAAGGCACCGATCTCGATTTGCAGACCCTTCAGGGCTGGAAGGATTGCATCGACAACGCCCATCATTTCGGCGCCACCTGCGTTGCAGGCTTCACTGGGCGTGTCCGCAACAAGCCACTGCCGGAGAGCCTGCCACGCTACAAGGAAATCTGGAGCGAGCTTGCCAAGCGCGCCGCCGACAAGGGCATCCGCATCGCCTTCGAAAACTGCGCCATGGATGGCAACTGGCAGACCGGCGACTGGAATATAGCTCATAATCCCGATGCCTGGGAGCTGATCTTCAACGAAACGCCGGATGACAATATCGGCCTCGAATGGGAACCGTGCCACCAGATGGTCTACCTGATCGATCCACTGCCGCAAATCCGCAAGTGGGCGCACAAGATTTTCCACGTTCACGGCAAGGATGCGACGATCCGCTGGGATGTGATCCGCGAGCACGGGATTTTCGGCAAGCACCCGTTCGTGTTCATGCGCACCCCCGGTTTCGGTGACAGCAACTGGACAGACATCATTTCGGAACTGCGCCTCGCGGGCTGGTCCGGTTCCATCGATATCGAGGGCTGGCATGATCCGGTCTATCGCGACGCTCTGGAAATGACGGGGCAGGTCCACGCACTCAACCATCTCAAACAGGCGCGCGGCGGAAGCTTTGTCGTAGACCCGTCGTAA